CACCCGCATGATCGGTGCACGAGCTTAGTTTTCTCAGCGGCAAACGAAACCGCATGGACTTGCCTATGAAAAACCCTCGCTACCGTCGCCGTGCCATCACTGTGTTGATCATGTCGACCTGGATGGCGTTCGCATCCGTCACTGCGATGGCCAGCGACGATATGCAACTGGAGCGCGTCATCCTTCTTTACCGGCATGGTGTGCGCACGCCACTTCCGGGTGAGATCCAGGCCAACGAGGTCAACGGAAAGCCTTGGCCAACCTGGAAACAAGCCCCCAGTGAATTGACTCCGCATGGCGCCAAGGGAGCCGAGCGCATGGGCGTGTACGACCGCGAACGCCTCGCTAGCGCGGGCCTGTTCCCTGCGAGAGGATGCCCTGCGCCGTCCAGCATCTGGTTCTGGGCCAATACGGACCAACGCACTATCGCAAGCGCCAAGGCGCTCGCGCAGGGTTTCGCCCCGGGTTGCCCTATCGCTATTGGGCATCTTCCCCAGGGCGATGACGACCCTCTATTTCACCCCATCGAGGTGAAGGCGGTCGACTGGAGTGCGGGGGATGCGGTGGCATCCATTCAAGCGCAGACCGGCGGCCCGGATGCACTGACTGCGCCCCATGGAGAGGCGTTGGCCACCATGGCATCGGTGCTGGGTTGCAAACCCGGCAGTACGCAACCCCTGTGCGACTCCAGCACGTGGCACGGCGGTCTTGCGACCTCGCCAGACCAAAGCCACATGGTGCTGACCGGCCCTATTGCAACGACCTCCGGTACCGCGGAAGTAATGCTCATGGCCTATGCGGAGGGACGCGCGCTAAGCGATGTGGGCTGGGGGCGAACAGACGCTGCCAAGCTTGAGGAGCTTTCACGTCTGCATTCATTGCTGTTCGATATTTACGCGCGCCCAAGCTACATGGCGGAACGAGTCGCGTCGCTAATGAGCAAGCGGATCGTCTCGACGCTGCAAGATGCCGATGCCCCTCGCCTGAGTGTCATGGTGGGAAGCGACAACAATATCGTCGCGCTCGCAAGCGTGCTGGGTATTCACTTCAAGATGCCGGGTTACGGCCAGGACGACCCGCCGATTGGTGGTGCTCTCGGCATTGAACTATGGCGTCGTCCAGCCACGGGCCAGCGCTATGTTCGCGTCTTTTATCAGGCGCAGACCTTGCCGCAGTTGCGCTCGCTCAGTGCGGATAAGCCCGCCACTTTGCTTTTGAATCCGGCAGGCTGCCCGACGAGCAAGGAGGGTTTCTGTCGCCTGGAAGCGGTGATTCCGTCACTCGAACGGGCCGCGGCACACGTCAAGTAAATCGCTCGTTCGTGCTCTCCTTCGGCCGTCGAAGCAGCGCTTGCTGCATCTCGTAGTTTCCGCGGTAGCGGTTTGCCACTCTTCTGGCTCGCAATGGCGAATCCGCTCCACCAACGACACGAAATGACGGGTGCCACCGGCGGGCGGTGCTTACCATCAGGTTCTCGCTCAACGAGTCTCGACGCCATGCCGATCTACGATCTGGAACCCCTCCTGGCTCCGATCTCAGACGACGCTCCCTCGGGCGAGAACCTGGAATACGACGCTGACTTCCTCGCTCTTGAGCGGGCCGCGACGGTCAAAGCCGAACGCGTGGTCGGCGACAGCGTCAAGCAGGCGGAAGAGCCGGATTGGGAGCGGGTGGCAGAACGCTCGCAGGCTCTGCTTGCGCGCTCCAAAGATCTGCGCCTTGCGACGCACCTCACTACAGCATGGACACGCACCGCCGGCCTGCCCGGCTGGACCGCCGGCCTGGCTCTGATCCGCGGCCTGCTCGAGCAACACTGGGATACCGTCCATCCCCAGCTGGACGCGGAAGACCATGACGATCCGACTACCCGGGTCAGCTCCGTGGCGCCGATCGCCGATCCACTGAGCCTGCTTAGTCATGTCCGCACCACGCCATTCGTGCAATCGCCGCGCTTGGGTCCTTTCAGTCTGCGCGATCTGCGCATCGCCAACGGCAGCCTGAAGATCTCCGCGACGGACGGCGATGACCAAGCCGGACTGCCCACTCAGACGGAGATCGAGGCCTGCTGCCTGGATTGCCCCTATGAGCAGCTCGCCGCGACAGCGAGCGCGGTGACGGAAGCGCTGGAGCATGCCAAGGCCATCGACGCCATTTTCAATGAACGCGTCGGCACGGCGGGCCCAGAACTCAAGCCATTGCTAAGCGACGCGTATGAACTGAAGAGTTTCCTGGAAGCGCAGCGCAATTTGCGCAGCCCTCAGACGTCGACGGATGGCGCGACCGAGGAGGCGGAGCAGGTGTCCGCTGGCACGACCGCCGTTACCACCGTGGTCGCAAAGGTCGGCATTCAGGACACACGGGACGTGCTGCGTTGCCTGGATGACCTTTGCGAGTACTACGCACGCGAGGAGCCCTCCAGTCCGGTGCCGCTGTTGCTGCGCCGTGCCCAGCGTCTGGTAGGCAAAAACTTCCTCGACCTGCTGAAGGATCTCGCGCCTGGCGGGCTCGACGAGTTACAGCGAGTGTCCGGCCACGGTGATGATGAGTGACGCTGGTGAGTGGATGCCCTTGGCGTCCGCTCAATAAAAGCCGTCGCATGCGTTTGCGGCGCTGCGCAGCACCAGTTGCCGCACCGCAGGATTCCATTGCAGCGACAAGCCGCCCGGCAAGCCGGCGGTGATGGTGGTGTCGGCGGGCTGAGAGATCGGCCCGATCTGCTGATGACTGCCATCTGCGTAGGTCACCTGCGCGGACAGCGCGAAACCATTCGGTGTCGCACAAGCGTCAGGCTCCACCTGAGCCACTT
This genomic window from Dyella terrae contains:
- a CDS encoding histidine-type phosphatase yields the protein MKNPRYRRRAITVLIMSTWMAFASVTAMASDDMQLERVILLYRHGVRTPLPGEIQANEVNGKPWPTWKQAPSELTPHGAKGAERMGVYDRERLASAGLFPARGCPAPSSIWFWANTDQRTIASAKALAQGFAPGCPIAIGHLPQGDDDPLFHPIEVKAVDWSAGDAVASIQAQTGGPDALTAPHGEALATMASVLGCKPGSTQPLCDSSTWHGGLATSPDQSHMVLTGPIATTSGTAEVMLMAYAEGRALSDVGWGRTDAAKLEELSRLHSLLFDIYARPSYMAERVASLMSKRIVSTLQDADAPRLSVMVGSDNNIVALASVLGIHFKMPGYGQDDPPIGGALGIELWRRPATGQRYVRVFYQAQTLPQLRSLSADKPATLLLNPAGCPTSKEGFCRLEAVIPSLERAAAHVK
- the tssA gene encoding type VI secretion system protein TssA; this encodes MPIYDLEPLLAPISDDAPSGENLEYDADFLALERAATVKAERVVGDSVKQAEEPDWERVAERSQALLARSKDLRLATHLTTAWTRTAGLPGWTAGLALIRGLLEQHWDTVHPQLDAEDHDDPTTRVSSVAPIADPLSLLSHVRTTPFVQSPRLGPFSLRDLRIANGSLKISATDGDDQAGLPTQTEIEACCLDCPYEQLAATASAVTEALEHAKAIDAIFNERVGTAGPELKPLLSDAYELKSFLEAQRNLRSPQTSTDGATEEAEQVSAGTTAVTTVVAKVGIQDTRDVLRCLDDLCEYYAREEPSSPVPLLLRRAQRLVGKNFLDLLKDLAPGGLDELQRVSGHGDDE